In Streptomyces sp. Li-HN-5-11, the sequence ATCTGATCACCGAGGTCGCCGGGACCCTCCAGGAACTGATCGGGGCGGCCGAACGGCAAGTGGCCGCCATGAACAGGGAGCTGGAGGAGCGCCCGACCTCCACGGGCATGAAGCTGCGGCTGGTGTGGAGGGCGTCCCGCCGGGCCCCGCAGGGACTGGCCCAGGCCCGCGAACGGCTGCGTCAGTCCGCTGACGCCTGGTCGCCCGAGGACCGGGCCGCGGTCGGCGCGTTCCTCCAGGAGCAGATCGCCCACCGGCAGGCCGACGACAGCGCCGGCAGCTGGCTGGAGGATCTCACCGCCGCCCTCGACTACCGGTCCTGGCACGAGTTCGGCGTCGAGCGCCACCAGCACGGCAAGTGGGTGCCGGCCACCGGTCCCGCCTCGGGCGGGGAGCGGGTGCTGGCCGCGTCCGTGCCCCTGTTCGCCGCCGCGTCCTCGCACTACGCGAGCGCGGGCGGCGCGTACGCCCCACGCCTGGTCACCCTGGACGAGGCGTTCGCCGGCGTCGACGACGACTCACGCGCCAAGTGCCTTGGTCTGCTGCGCGCCTTCGACCTCGACGTCGTCATGACCAGCGAACGCGAATGGGCCTGCTACCCCCAGGTGCCGGGCATCGCCATCGCCCAGCTCTCCCGCGTCGACGACATCGACGCCGTACTGGTGACGCGGTGGGAATGGGACGGCAGCGAACGGCGGTGCGGCACGGAGCCCGGTGCCCGGGCGGACACGCTCGCGGCGGCTGCCGGTGCCGGCGATTCCGGCGAGGGGCCCGACGGATCGGTGAGTCCTTCCGGTGAGCCAGGGCGGGCCGTCGTCGACAGCTCCGGCGGCCAGGGGGCCCTGTGGACGTGACGCCTTCGGCGACCCCGCACGACCGCGACGGCGGCCGGACGGCGGCCGGACGCACGACGCCGCCGACCGCCACCGTGGACGCGGTGCCGGCTGTGCCGCCACCGTCAGAAGCCCTGACCGACGTCGATACCGAGCGCCTCGGACGCCTGCTCGGCGATCCGGGGCTTGCCTGGTTCGTGGATCGCGTGCGGCAGCGCTTGGCACGTGGCCGGCCGCTGACCGGCTCCGTCACGTTGTCCGACCCCGATGAGCCCCAACGCCGCGCCGCCGAACGCCTGCTGGGACGGGCACCACGATCCAGCGGCTCCCTCAGCATTCGCCTCGTGACCGTCGATGAGATCCTGCGTCGCTCCGGCGTCAGCCCCGACGGACTGGCGGCGGCCGTCGTCGCCCTCACCGGCCCGGTCGTACTCCACGCCGAGACACGGAACAGGGAGGAACGGGCCTGGGAGGAGGCGTACGCCCCGCTCGGCATCCTCGACGGGGAGCTGGCCCGCTGGGCCGAGCGGATCCGCGGTGACGGTCTCGTACGGCGCCTCGCCCGAACACCGGAGGCCGCCGGCCCCCTGGTGGAGGCCGCCGTACGCGCGTTGCGTGCGCTGCCCGCGTCACCCCCGACATCGCGGGCGACGTTCGCGGCACGGAACCTTTCGGGCGCCCATGCCCTGGACGAGGGGACGCCGCTCGCCACGCTCGTCCTGTCCGGCATCCGTTGCCTCACCGGCTTCCCCGACGGCTCCGGTGCGCAGTGGCGGCGGGAGGCGTGGGCCTCGGCGGGCCTGCTCAAGGACGACCTGTCATCGACCGTCCTCACCCTCAACCTGCGCGGTACGCCGGCCCTCGACTGGATGGCCGACACAGGGGAGCCGGCGGTGCTGACACTCCGCTCCCTCACCGGTCGCGCCCCGGTTGCCCCTGTTCCGACCACGGGAACCGTGCACGTCTGCGAGAACCCGGCCGTGCTGTCCGCCGCCGCCGACACTCTCGGCCCGCAGTGCCCGCACATGGTGTGCCTCCAGGGCCAACCGTCGGCCGCCGCGCTCACCTTGCTGCGCGACCTGTCCATACGGGGAGCCCGCCTTGTCTACCACGGCGACTTCGACTGGGGCGGTGTGCGCATCGCCGCAGCGCTGGCGCGATGCGTCCCCTGGCGGCCGTGGCGCTACACGGCCGCCGATTACCGAGCAGCAGTGACCACAGTGGCCGAAGCCCCGGAGCTGACGGGCCCGCCCGCCGCGACTCCCTGGGACCCTGCCCTGGCCGTCGCTCTCGCCGAGTGCGGTGTCCGGGTCGAGGAGGAAACAGTGCTGGACGATTTGCTCACGGACCTTGGAACGGGGTTCCGCTGAGGCGAATTTCGAGAGCGCGCCGGGCGCGGAGTCCGGCGGGCGCAGAGTCCTACGAGTACCGACTCACTCCCTCGACATGTGCATCTTTCCGACGACGCGTCGTGCGGAGTGTGTGTCGCTCGAAAGCCTTCACGCCCGGCCAAAAGTCCCAGAAAAGTCCCCGGAGGCGCCTGCACACCCTTTCCATCTTACATGCGTGCAGGTCAGTAGGGGTGCGGTGGTGGTTTTTCTGAGAACCTTCAGATGTCCCGGAAGATCTCGATCTGCGCCCCGATCGAGTTCAGACGTTCCGCGAGGTCCTCGTAGCCGCGGTTGATGACATACACGTTGCGCAGGACCGACGTGCCCTCGGCGGCCATCATGGCCAGCAGGACGACGACGGCGGGGCGCAGGGCCGGCGGGCACATCATCTCCGCGGCGCGCCAGCGGGTCGGGCCCTCGACCAGGACCCGGTGCGGGTCCAGCAACTGCAGGCGACCGCCGAGGCGGTTGAGGTCGGTGAGGTAGATCGCGCGGTTGTCGTAGACCCAGTCGTGGATCAGCGTCTTGCCCTGGGCGACGGCCGCGATGGCCGCGAAGAACGGGACGTTGTCGATGTTCAGGCCCGGGAACGGCATCGGGTGGATCTTGTCGATCGGCGCCTCCAGTTTGGAGGGCCGCACGGTGAGGTCCACCAGCCGGGTACGGCCGTTGTCCGCGACGTACTCGGGCGTGCGGTCGTGGTCGAGCCCCATCTCCTCCAGGACCGCGAGCTCGATCTCCAGGAACTCGATCGGTACCCGGCGCACCGTCAGCTCCGACTCGGTGACGACGGCGGCGGCCACCAGGCTCATCGCCTCGACCGGGTCCTCGGAGGGGGAGTAGTCCACGTCGACGTCGATGTTCGGCACGCCGTGCACGGTGAGCGTGGTGGTGCCGATGCCGTCGACCTTGACGCCGAGCGCCTCCAGGAAGAAGCACAGGTCCTGGACCATGTAGTTGGAGGAGGCGTTGCGGATGACGGTCACGCCGTCGTGGCGGGCGGCGGCGAGCAGCGCGTTCTCGGTCACCGTGTCGCCGCGCTCGGTCAGCACGATCGGGCGCTCCGGGCGGACGGAGCGGTCCACCACGGCGTGGTACTGGCCCTCGGTGGCCGCCACGTCCAGTCCGAACCGGCGCAGCGCGATCATGTGCGGCTCGATGGTCCGCGTGCCGAGGTCGCAACCGCCCGCGTACGGCAGCTTGAAGTGGTCCATCCGGTGCAGCAGCGGGCCGAGGAACATGATGATGGAGCGGGTGCGAACGGCGGCCTCGGCGTCGATCGCGTCCAGGTCCAGGTCGGCAGGCGGCACGATCTCCAGGTCGGTGCCGTCGTTGACCCAGCGGGTGCGGACGCCGATCGAGCCCAGCACCTCAAGGAGCCGGTAGACCTCCTCGATCCGCGCCACCCGGCGCAGCACCGTGCGCCCCTTGTTGAGCAGCGAGGCGCACAGCAGGGCCACGCACGCGTTCTTGCTGGTCTTCACGTCGATGGCGCCGGAGAGCCGGCGGCCGCCGACCACCCGCAGGTGCATCGGGCCGGCGTAACCCAGCGACACGATCTCGCTGTCGAGGGCTTCACCGATTCGGGCGATCATCTCAAGACTGATGTTCTGGTTGCCGCGCTCGATGCGATTGACGGCGCTCTGGCTGGTGCCGAGCGCCTCGGCCAGCTGTGCCTGCGTCCAGCCGCGGTGCTGCCGGGCGTCACGGATGAGCTTGCCGATGCGTACGAGGTAGTCGTCTGCCATGAGGTTGAGGTTATCTCAGATATGAGATGGCACCTCTTGAGGGGTCCATTCGGGTGATGGCCCGTCAGTGGTGCCTGCTCGTACGGGTCCGACGCCACCCGAAAGGTCCCGGCAAATCCATTGATGTCGTATTTCGTCCGGTACTGCTGTGGGTGTGTCGCGGTCCGTCCTTCCCGCCGACGGTGACGGACCAGGAGCGCTTGTTGATGTTCAGCCGCACTCCGGGAAGAATTCGAAAACTCTTGCGGAATGTCAGCGGCATGCGGTGCCTCCTTCCCGACCTCCACGCCCTGGGGCGTGTCGCGTTCACTGCCACGTTCCCTCCGGATACCCCGACTTGCCCTACTGATGGCCGGGCGCAGGGAGTCAGCCGCCGGCCTCTCGGTACGCCGCGGTGACCACGCGTCCCTGACGAGCCGTACAGGATGACGCGGAGGCAGCCGTACGGGCCCCCGCCCTGTCCGGCAGCCGTACGGTCCCTGGTCCTCGCCCCCTCCGGGCGGGGCTCAGGCGTCCTCGGCGGTGCCGGAGGTGAGCAGCCCGCAGGTCTCGAAGCTCATGCACCCGCAGGCGAGGCAGTCCGCGACGGCGTCCCTGAGGGCCTGCGTCCGACGGATGAACCGGTCCAGCTCCGGGATCTTGCGTTCGGCGAGAGCGCGCCACTGCCGGGTGGCGCCCCGGCCGGTGTCCGTGTCCAGCAGTTGGCGGATCTCGGCCAGGGCGAATCCGGCCCGCTGCGCCATTTTGATCAGCGCGATCCGCCGCACGGTGGCGGCCGGATAGACACGTCGGCCCTTGACGCGCCGGGCCGGCGGCAGCAGTCCGATGCTCTCGTAGTACCGCAAGGCCGAGGGCCGCGTTCCGACCCGCCGCGCAAGGTCGCCGATGCCCATCTCCCGCACGGATCCCCCTTGACTTCAAGCACGCTTGAACCGCGAGTCTGACCGCGTGACTCTCTCACCGGCAACTCGTCTGCTGCCACGGACCTATCAGCCGCTGTTCGCCCACGTCGAGTTCCGGCGGCTGCTGCCGGCCCTGGCGGCCTCCGACCTCGGTGACGGGATGAGCGTGGTCACGGTCGCGTGGCTGGCCGTTCTGATCGCGCCTGGTGATCAGTCCGGCCTGGTCGTCGGCGCCGCGGTCGCCGCCTACGCCCTTCCCGGGGCCGTCGGAGCGCTGGTCTTCGGCCGCCTGCTGCGTCGCCTGTCTCCCCAGCGGCTCCTGGCCGCGGACAGTTGGCTCCGCGCGTCGCTGCTCGGCTGTGTGCCCGTGGCCTGGGCCGCGGGAGTGCTGCACCCTGTTCTCTATGTCGCCCTGCTCGCCGGATCGTCGGTGCTGCACGCCTGGGGCAGTGCGGGAAAGTACTCCCTGCTCGCCCGGTTGCTCCCCCCGCAGCAGCGTCTTGCCGCGAACGCGCTGATCAGTTCGAGCACCTCGGCGTCCGTCGTCGTCGGCCCGGCGCTCGCCGGATTCCTGGCCACGGTTGTCAGCCCAGCCTGGATCATCGGCCTCGACGCCGTGTCCTTCGCCGCCCTCGCCGTCCAGGCCGCACGGCTGGGCACAAGGGCCGAGGCGGTCGCGACGGCCGTACCGATCGACACCGGCCGATCGGCGGCGGGCCTCCACCTGCTGCGCCGACAGCCCGAACTCCTCGGCGTCCTCGCCCTCACGTGGTTCTTCAACTTCCTCTACGGACCGGTGGAGGTCGCCCTCCCGTTGCACGTCACCGACGATCTCCACTCCGGCGCGAGCCTGCTCGGGCTGTACTGGACGCTCTTCGGGGTGGGCGCCGTTCTGGGCGCCCTGGCCGCCGGCGCCCTGCGCAGGCTTCCGCTCTGGCCGGTCACCCTGGGCATCGTCGTCGGCTGGGGCCTGACCCTCGTACCCTTCGGTCTGGGGGCGCCGGCCTCCGTCTCCGTCACGTGCTTCGCTCTCGGCGGCCTGATCTACGGACCCTTCACCGCGCTGTCCTTCACCCTCTTCCAGGACCGCACCCCGGCGGCCTGGCTGACCACGGTCCTGGCCGCCCGCGGCGCCGCCCTCCTCACCGCCTCGCCCGTGGGCACCGCACTCGGTGGCCCGCTCACCGCCGTGATGGGACCGCGGCAGGTACTGGCTGCCTCGGGGGTCGCGACCATCGCCCTCGCCGGCGTCGCCGCCGCGGTGCGGACCTGGGGGAAGCGCCGGACGTGCGCGAGGCCATCAGGGGACCTCTGAGGGGTCCTTGCACTATGCCCCGCCCGGGTCGCGCGGCCTGGCACCGCACCTCTGCGGCGCCTTGCGATGCACGGCACCGGACCACGTTCCCCCCTGCGGCGGACGCATAGCGCCATGGTGCGCGCATCTCGTCGTGCCTACCGCGTAGCGCGGAAGCGATCCACTCGCGTTACCCGGACTCCCGTTTCGCGTGCTGTCGAGGCGTTCGTTGGTCAGCGCGTCGAGACAAGTACGCCGAAAGTCCGCAAGCCACGCGGACAACTTCGCACCGTCGGCCGACCGGTGCACACTCCGCGACTTGGCGCATGTGATCTGGATCACCGCGCGCTGCGAAACCCGACATTCTTCCCGCCGCTCTTCTTCCGTGAACGGGGTGGCGGGGATGACCGTCCCGCGCGTGAACGGAGTCGGAACAAGTGAGTCGTCCGAAGGATGTGCGGCCGTTGCCCGGCCGGCGTACGGTCATGGGCTCCATGGCAGGAGCCATGGCAGCAGCGCTGGCCGGCTGTTCCGGCGCGAAGAAGCCGAAGGCGGCTTCGCACAGCGCCGAGCCGCTGACGCAGACGCTGGCCGTTGCCTCCCGGGCCGGGTTCGGCGCGGCCGGCCGCCCGGTGGTGATGCAGGTGGTCGCTCACCCGGACGACGACCTGTACTTCATGAACCCGGACACGCTCGGCGGACTCGACCAGCGCGTCCCCCTGGTGTCGGTCTACGTGACTGGCGGCGGTTCCTTCGGCGTCAACGCCGTCCCTGGCCACCACCAGCCCCTGCCCAATGTCCCCGCCTACGTCTCGGCCCGCCAGCAGGGACTGCGCCAGGCGTACGCGGCGATGCTCGGGCTCGGGCTCTTCACCCCCTGGACCCGGTCCACCCTGACCGTGCCGGACGGCGGTGAGATCGAGGTGCAGAGCCTCACCCACCAGGGCAGACGCGTCGACCTCGTGTTCCTCAGCATCGACATGCACACCCGCGTGGGTCTCAACACCCGGGTCGGTATGACGCAACTCTGGGCGGACCCCGGCACCCGGGTCGCCACCGTGGTCGTCCCGGGCTCTCCGGTCACCGCGTCGCGCCACTACAGCCGGGACCAGTTGATCGACACCCTCACCCATGTCTTCGACCGGTTCCGGCCCACGGTCATACGGACGTTGGACCCGGACCCCGACGTGCAGGTGCACAACGCGCAACACCCCAGGGGCAGCGACCAGCCCGGTTACTCGGACCACCCGGACCACACCGCGGTCGCCTTGTTCACCTGGGCAGCCATGACCGAGTGGGTGGAACGCCGGACATCCTCCGAGGGCAAGGCCCCGGTGTTCCTGACCGAGGCGTACCGCGGCTACTACAACCAGCGGTGGCCGATCAACCTGCCCAACGCCATCGTCCAGCAGAAGGCCCGCTATCTCGACGACTACGGCGGCAACCCCGACTGGCACTGTGGCGATCCCAGCGGTTGCGGCGACTACAGCGTCGGATCGGGCTCCTCACTGCGTTCCAAAAAAAACTGGGTGCGCAGCACCCGTTACCGGTATCCCACCTCCGGACCGCAGGGCGTCGCCGGACCGGGAGACGCGCTGACCGTCTACGGCGTGCTCGGCATCCGGGCCGCACGCTGGACGCGCAGCACGCCGGGCAAGACGGCATGGAGCGGCCCGGAAGACCTCGGGGGCGGCCCGCTGGCCCCGGCGCTGAGCGTCGTCACGATGCCCGACAGGCGGGACCTGCTGTTCGGGCTTCGCTTCTCCGGGCTGGGCGCCGCGTCGGCCGACAACACGCGGGACGTCGTCTTCCTCGAGCAGCAGTCCGCCGGGGGGTCCTTCCCTGACACGTGGAGCAGCCTCGGTAATCCCGAGCGCAACCCGGTCCGTGGCCGCAGGGTCGGGCCGCCGACGGCGGTCCTCGGCCGCGACGGCCGCGTCCACGTCTTCGTGCGGAACGCCTCCAAGGGCCTCAGTACACGGGTCCGGGACACGGCGGGGCACTGGTCGCCGTGGCAGAGCCTGGGCGGCGGCCAGGTGCAGGAGGGGCTCACCGCCGCCGTCGACGGCACCGGTCGCATCCATGTCTTCGCCGCCGGGAGCGGAGCCGTCCACGAGTGGGTCCAGTCCGCCCCCGCAGCCGCGGTGCGCTACCGCGGTCCGCTGCGGCTGAGCGCGCCACCCGCCGAGGCGCCGTCGGCCGCTACCGCGGCGGACGGCTCGATGATGCTGGCCTACCGGGTTCCCGAGACCGCGCAGATCGTCGTCGAGCGGCTGACCGGGAGCGGCCAGAACTGGCAGCCCGCGTCGGCCGTACGGCAGACGGGCTTCGGGCCGCTGGCGCTGCTGCCCGGCGCGGGCCGCGGCGCCGGGCCGATCCTGGCGGTACGGACCGGCACCGGCGGGGCCCTGCTCGCCGAGCCCGGGCCCGGCACCGTACCCGTGGGCGCCCCGACGACTGCCTTCTGCGTCGGACGGCCCGCAGTGGTGCCCACGCCCTCCCATCGCGTGGGCACCGCGACTGGCCCGGTGCTGATCGCGCTCGGCGCGGGAACGGCACCGGTCACGCCGTAGACGCCTCGCGGCGGGACGGGCGGTCGCCGGAATGTATGGCGGAAGAGATGGCATGTCGTGCGGTCTCGACCATGTACGGGCCGGATGCCGTCGGTGACCGGGTTGCCGGGGGAGCCGGAGCCGGGTGCCGGGGAGCAGGTGACAGCGGTGCCGCGGGCAACGGCGGCGGGCAGCACGGCAGTCGGTCAGCGCCTGGGCCGGCACTGCGCGGGGTGGCCGCTTTCCGGTCTCGCCACATCGGTTCCAACGGCCGTATCTCCCGGCTCATCAGCCTCTGCTTCCGGCGTCGCCGGACGACCTTCGCCGACAGCACTCAACCTCCGCTGCGACGGCTCACAACCCGGCCGCACATGACCATCCGGCGCCCATGTACTAGAGTTATCTCGACATCGAGATATCTGCCGAGGAGCACCACAGCCGCCACCCAGGTAAGGGATGCCTAACTTAGCCTTACCTTAGCGGATCGGCCGAGATGCCGTGGCGGCAGGATCGTGGTGGTACGCGCACATCAATGAAGGAGACTGTCGTGTCGGCGAACAGCTTCGACGCCCGCAGCACGCTGCAGGTGGGCGACGAGTCGTACGAGATCTTCCGGCTGGACAAGGTCGAGGGCTCCGCGCGCCTTCCCTACAGCCTGAAGGTGCTGCTGGAGAACCTGCTCCGCACCGAGGACGGCGCGAACATCACCGCCGACCACATCCGCGCCCTCGGCACCTGGGACTCGCAGGCCCAGCCGTCGCAGGAGATCCAGTTCACGCCGGCTCGCGTGATCATGCAGGACTTCACCGGCGTGCCCTGCGTCGTCGACCTCGCCACCATGCGTGAGGCCGTCAAGGAGCTCGGCGGCGACCCGGCGAAGATCAACCCGCTCGCCCCGGCCGAGCTGGTCATCGACCACTCCGTCATCGCCGACAAGTTCGGCACCAACGACGCCTTCAAGGTGAACGTCGAGCTCGAGTACGGCCGCAACAAGGAGCGCTACCAGTTCCTGCGCTGGGGCCAGACCGCCTTCGACGAGTTCAAGGTCGTCCCGCCGGGCACCGGCATCGTCCACCAGGTCAACATCGAGCACCTGGCCCGCGTCGTCATGGTCCGCGACGGCAAGGCGTACCCCGACACCCTGGTGGGCACCGACTCCCACACCACCATGGTCAACGGCCTCGGCGTCCTCGGCTGGGGCGTCGGCGGCATCGAGGCCGAGGCCGCCATGCTCGGCCAGCCGGTCTCCATGCTGATCCCGCGGGTCGTCGGCTTCAAGCTCACCGGTGAGCTGCCCACCGGGACCACCGCCACCGACCTCGTGCTCACCATCACCGAGATGCTGCGCAAGCACGGCGTGGTCGGCAAGTTCGTCGAGTTCTACGGCGAGGGCGTGGCGGCGACGAGCCTCGCCAACCGCGCCACCATCGGCAACATGTCGCCGGAGTTCGGCTCCACCGCCGCGATCTTCCCGATCGACGGCGAGACCCTCAACTACCTGCGTCTGACCGGCCGCAGCGAGCAGCAGGTCGCGCTCGTCGAGGCCTACGCCAAGGAGCAGGGCCTCTGGCTGGACCCGAAGGCCGAGCCGGACTTCTCCGAGAAGCTCGAGCTGGACCTGTCCACGGTCGTCCCGTCCATCGCCGGCCCGAAGCGCCCGCAGGACCGCATCGTCCTGGCCGAGGCCGCCCAGCAGTTCGCCAAGGACGTCCTCAACTACGTGGAGGCCCCGGTCGCCCAGACCCCGGCCGCCGCCACGTCCGTGGTCGACGAGGCGAGCGCCGAGTCCTTCCCGGCCTCCGACGCCCCGGCCTACGGCCACCAGGACAACGGCGCGGGCGCCCCGCAGCACGGCGAGGGCACGGGTGCCGTACCGTCCAACCCGGTCCAGGTGACCGCTCCCGACGGCACGTCGTACGAGCTGGACCACGGTGCGGTGACGGTCGCGGCCATCACCTCCTGCACCAACACCTCCAACCCGTACGTCATGATCGGCGCCGCCCTCGTCGCCAAGAAGGCCGTCGAGAAGGGCCTGACCCGCAAGCCGTGGGTCAAGTCCACCCTCGCCCCGGGTTCGAAGGTCGTCACCGACTACTTCGAGAAGGCCGGCCTCACCCCGTACCTGGACAAGCTCGGCTTCAACCTCGTCGGCTACGGCTGCACCACCTGCATCGGCAACTCCGGCCCGCTGCCGGAGGAGGTCTCCAAGGCGGTCAACGACCACGACCTCGCGGTCACCTCGGTCCTCTCCGGCAACCGGAACTTCGAGGGCCGCATCAACCCCGACGTCAAGATGAACTACCTGGCGTCCCCGCCGCTGGTCGTCGCGTACGCCATCGCGGGCTCCATGAAGGTGGACATCACCCGTGACGCCCTGGGCACCGACCAGGACGGCAACCCGGTCTACCTGAAGGACATCTGGCCGTCCGAGGCCGAGGTCAACGACGTCGTCGCCGCCGCCATCGGCGAGGACATGTTCGCCAAGTCCTACAGCGACGTCTTCGCGGGCGACGCCCAGTGGCAGTCCCTCCCGGTCCCGACCGGCAACACCTTCGAGTGGGACCCGGAGTCCACCTACGTCCGCAAGCCCCCCTACTTCGAGGGCATGGGCATGGACCCGGAGCCGGTCGAGGACATCTCCGGCGCCCGCGTGCTCGCCAAGCTGGGCGACTCGGTCACCACCGACCACATCTCCCCGGCCGGCGCGATCAAGGCCGACACCCCGGCCGGCCAGTACCTCACGGAGCACGGCGTGGAGCGCCGCGACTTCAACAGCTACGGCTCCCGCCGCGGCAACCACGAGGTCATGATCCGCGGCACGTTCGCCAACATCCGCCTGCGCAACCAGATCGCGCCGGGCACCGAGGGCGGCTACACGCGTGACTTCACGCAGGAGGGCGGCCCGGTCTCCTTCATCTACGACGCCTCCCGCAACTACATCGAGCAGGGCATCCCGCTGGTCGTCCTGGCCGGCAAGGAGTACGGCTCCGGTTCGTCCCGCGACTGGGCGGCCAAGGGCACGGCCCTCCTCGGCGTGAAGGCGGTCATCGCCGAGTCGTACGAGCGCATCCACCGCTCCAACCTCATCGGCATGGGCGTCCTGCCGCTGCAGTTCCCGGAGGGTCAGACCGCCGACTCCCTGGGCCTGACCGGCGAGGAGGCCTTCTCCATCGCGGGCGTCACCGAGCTCAACGAGGGCACGACCCCGCGCACGGTCAAGGTCACCACCGACACCGGTGTCGAGTTCGACGCGGTCGTCCGCATCGACACCCCCGGTGAGGCCGACTACTACCGCAACGGCGGCATCATGCAGTACGTGCTGCGCAGCCTGATCCGCAAGTAGGCGGACCGGCAGCGGCCACCACGGCCCGCGGCGGCACACCACGGCCAAGGGCCGCACCCCGGCAACCGGGGTGCGGCCCTTGGCCGTTGGCGCCTCCCGCGTCCCTGCTCTCCCCTTCCTTCGACCTCGCGCCTGCGCGCCAGACGTTTACAGGCGTGGCCGTCCGCGCTAGTTTCACAACGAGCGAGGTGGGAGCGCTCCCATCGCGGTGGACCGGAACCTGTCGCGCATGGCGCGCTCCCGCCTCGCCCGCCATCTGGCGTCCGCACCTTCCGCACGACCGTCGAGCCGAAGGTTGGAATGTCATGCCTGTGACAAGATTGGCAGTGCTTTCGCGCTTACCGCGCACCACTCCCCGCAGAGCCCTCTTCCTCGTCCTCCTCGCCCTGCTCACCACGGTCCCGGCGCTCGGCCTGGTCCTCGCCGCCGGTGGCCGGGCCGAGGCCCACGGCACCCCGATGATGCCGGGCAGCCGTACCTTCCTGTGCTGGGAGGACGCGCTGACCAGCACCGGTGAGATCAAGCCGATCAACCCGGCCTGCCGGGCGGCACAGCAGATCAGCGGCACCACGCCGTTCTACAACTGGTTCTCGGTGCTGCGCTCGGACGGCGCG encodes:
- a CDS encoding aconitate hydratase; this translates as MSANSFDARSTLQVGDESYEIFRLDKVEGSARLPYSLKVLLENLLRTEDGANITADHIRALGTWDSQAQPSQEIQFTPARVIMQDFTGVPCVVDLATMREAVKELGGDPAKINPLAPAELVIDHSVIADKFGTNDAFKVNVELEYGRNKERYQFLRWGQTAFDEFKVVPPGTGIVHQVNIEHLARVVMVRDGKAYPDTLVGTDSHTTMVNGLGVLGWGVGGIEAEAAMLGQPVSMLIPRVVGFKLTGELPTGTTATDLVLTITEMLRKHGVVGKFVEFYGEGVAATSLANRATIGNMSPEFGSTAAIFPIDGETLNYLRLTGRSEQQVALVEAYAKEQGLWLDPKAEPDFSEKLELDLSTVVPSIAGPKRPQDRIVLAEAAQQFAKDVLNYVEAPVAQTPAAATSVVDEASAESFPASDAPAYGHQDNGAGAPQHGEGTGAVPSNPVQVTAPDGTSYELDHGAVTVAAITSCTNTSNPYVMIGAALVAKKAVEKGLTRKPWVKSTLAPGSKVVTDYFEKAGLTPYLDKLGFNLVGYGCTTCIGNSGPLPEEVSKAVNDHDLAVTSVLSGNRNFEGRINPDVKMNYLASPPLVVAYAIAGSMKVDITRDALGTDQDGNPVYLKDIWPSEAEVNDVVAAAIGEDMFAKSYSDVFAGDAQWQSLPVPTGNTFEWDPESTYVRKPPYFEGMGMDPEPVEDISGARVLAKLGDSVTTDHISPAGAIKADTPAGQYLTEHGVERRDFNSYGSRRGNHEVMIRGTFANIRLRNQIAPGTEGGYTRDFTQEGGPVSFIYDASRNYIEQGIPLVVLAGKEYGSGSSRDWAAKGTALLGVKAVIAESYERIHRSNLIGMGVLPLQFPEGQTADSLGLTGEEAFSIAGVTELNEGTTPRTVKVTTDTGVEFDAVVRIDTPGEADYYRNGGIMQYVLRSLIRK